In one window of Paraburkholderia phymatum STM815 DNA:
- a CDS encoding alpha/beta fold hydrolase, producing MPFADFTPFRFTAGDVDIFGVKGGAGPPLLLLHGHPQTHLIWHRCASQLAGHFTVIATDLRGYGASAKPPSDATHAPYSKRAMAADQVAVMRHFGYERFLVCAHDRGARVAHRMALDFPDFVERLMLLDIAPTLAMYEATDRAFATAYFHWFFLIQPEPLPETLIEGNPDVYVDRVMGSRAAGLAPFAPAVLAEYRNALRQPGAVHAMCEDYRASATIDLEHDRAAVERGHKIACPVRVLWGAQGVIERCFEPMAEWRKVARDVSGRSLACGHYIPEEAPGELVPEMLSFFEAVEL from the coding sequence ATGCCCTTCGCAGACTTCACCCCGTTTCGGTTCACGGCTGGGGACGTCGATATTTTCGGAGTCAAGGGCGGAGCGGGGCCGCCTTTGCTGCTGCTGCACGGTCACCCGCAGACCCACCTGATCTGGCATCGATGTGCGTCGCAGCTCGCCGGGCATTTCACGGTCATCGCGACGGACCTGCGCGGCTACGGCGCGTCGGCGAAACCGCCGAGCGACGCGACACACGCACCGTATTCAAAACGTGCGATGGCCGCCGATCAGGTCGCGGTGATGCGTCATTTCGGTTACGAGCGCTTTCTCGTCTGCGCGCACGACCGTGGCGCGCGCGTCGCACACCGGATGGCGCTCGATTTCCCCGATTTCGTCGAACGCCTGATGCTGCTCGACATTGCGCCGACGCTCGCCATGTACGAAGCTACCGACCGCGCCTTCGCGACGGCCTATTTCCACTGGTTTTTTCTGATCCAACCCGAGCCGCTGCCGGAGACGCTCATCGAAGGCAATCCCGATGTCTACGTCGACCGTGTGATGGGCAGCCGTGCGGCAGGCCTCGCGCCATTCGCGCCCGCAGTGCTCGCCGAGTATCGCAATGCGTTGCGGCAACCGGGCGCCGTGCACGCGATGTGCGAGGATTATCGTGCGTCGGCGACCATCGACCTCGAGCATGATCGTGCGGCTGTCGAGCGCGGTCACAAGATCGCGTGTCCGGTACGCGTGCTGTGGGGCGCGCAAGGTGTGATCGAGCGTTGCTTCGAGCCGATGGCCGAATGGCGCAAGGTCGCGCGCGATGTCAGCGGACGCTCGCTGGCCTGTGGGCATTACATCCCCGAAGAAGCACCCGGGGAACTCGTGCCGGAAATGCTGTCGTTCTTCGAAGCCGTCGAGCTTTGA
- a CDS encoding EAL domain-containing protein, whose amino-acid sequence MSQRSPSLLAAPRIVDLIAQRDLSAVFQPIVDFEDGAILGYEGLIRGPAGTALETPYALFAQAAAEGSVIALERAAAHTCIEAFARLKCECKLFLNFSAGAIRQLADERDDTFTMLRNMGVHAGRIVIELTEQSAIPDVASFLPAISLLRMAGAQFALDDYGTANASMNLWVRLRPDVVKIDRFFIHDIASDPLKFEAVKAMQHFAAASGARLVAEGIEKEADLIVVRDMGIACGQGYFLGKPSAHPPPLVADNAREALRSRHIAVFPEATRAVVSASPSGGMASTKMVVHAPALPRDATNNDVLELFNRLPNLHAVAVVEEDEPVALINRRAFMDRYALPYHRELFGKRPCMLFANESPVVIEKSMTVEDMAKLLANDDQRYLADGFVITEHGQYVGLGTGESLVRAVTEVRIEAARYANPLTFLPGNIPISSHITRLLSHEAGFHACYADLNHFKPFNDQYGYWQGDEVLKFAAHVLADVCDPTRDFLGHVGGDDFLVLFQSEDWHARAQRAIHTFNEGAQRFYGPGDRLAGGIHGEDRRGNPSFYGFVTMAIGCVQVQPQCNDAAYSSEDIASVAALAKRRAKREASGLVMVEFNEGRMVLQGRTTATVD is encoded by the coding sequence ATGTCTCAACGCTCGCCCTCCCTCCTTGCAGCGCCTCGCATCGTCGATCTGATTGCGCAGCGCGATTTGTCAGCAGTGTTTCAGCCGATCGTCGATTTTGAAGACGGCGCGATTCTCGGTTACGAAGGACTGATTCGCGGGCCGGCCGGCACGGCGCTAGAAACGCCGTATGCGCTGTTCGCACAGGCGGCTGCCGAAGGCAGCGTGATCGCGCTGGAGCGCGCGGCCGCGCACACCTGCATCGAGGCGTTCGCCCGGCTCAAGTGCGAGTGCAAGCTGTTCCTGAATTTCAGCGCAGGCGCGATCCGCCAGCTGGCCGACGAGCGGGACGACACTTTCACGATGTTGCGCAATATGGGCGTCCACGCAGGACGCATCGTGATCGAACTGACCGAGCAGAGCGCAATCCCCGACGTTGCCAGCTTTCTGCCTGCCATTTCCCTGCTGCGCATGGCAGGCGCGCAGTTCGCGCTCGACGACTACGGCACCGCTAACGCCAGCATGAATTTATGGGTGCGTCTGCGGCCCGACGTCGTGAAGATCGACCGCTTCTTCATTCACGACATCGCCAGCGACCCGCTCAAGTTCGAAGCCGTGAAGGCGATGCAGCATTTTGCAGCCGCGAGCGGTGCGCGCCTCGTCGCCGAAGGAATCGAAAAGGAGGCGGATCTGATCGTCGTGCGCGACATGGGCATCGCCTGCGGGCAGGGCTATTTCCTCGGCAAGCCGAGCGCGCACCCGCCCCCCCTGGTTGCGGATAACGCCCGAGAGGCGCTGCGTTCCCGTCACATCGCCGTGTTTCCGGAAGCGACGCGGGCGGTGGTGAGCGCATCGCCGTCGGGCGGCATGGCGTCGACAAAGATGGTCGTGCATGCGCCTGCGCTGCCGCGCGACGCGACGAACAACGACGTGCTCGAACTGTTCAACCGCCTGCCGAACCTGCATGCCGTCGCCGTCGTCGAGGAGGACGAACCTGTCGCGCTGATCAATCGCCGTGCATTCATGGACCGGTACGCGCTGCCCTATCATCGCGAACTGTTCGGCAAGCGGCCCTGCATGCTGTTCGCGAACGAGTCGCCCGTCGTGATCGAGAAGTCGATGACAGTCGAGGACATGGCCAAGCTGCTCGCCAACGACGACCAGCGTTATCTCGCGGACGGCTTCGTCATCACCGAGCACGGCCAATACGTGGGGCTCGGCACGGGTGAAAGCCTCGTGCGCGCGGTCACGGAAGTGCGCATCGAAGCGGCCCGCTACGCGAATCCGCTCACGTTCCTGCCAGGCAACATTCCCATCAGCTCGCACATCACGCGGCTGCTCAGTCACGAAGCGGGCTTCCATGCGTGCTACGCTGATCTGAATCACTTCAAGCCGTTCAACGACCAGTACGGTTACTGGCAAGGCGATGAAGTGCTGAAATTTGCCGCTCATGTGCTGGCCGACGTATGCGATCCGACCCGCGATTTTCTCGGGCACGTCGGTGGTGACGACTTCCTGGTGCTGTTCCAGAGCGAAGACTGGCACGCGCGCGCGCAACGCGCCATTCACACGTTCAACGAAGGCGCGCAGCGCTTCTATGGGCCGGGCGACCGTCTGGCGGGCGGTATCCACGGCGAGGACCGGCGCGGCAATCCGAGCTTCTACGGCTTCGTGACGATGGCGATCGGCTGCGTGCAGGTACAGCCGCAATGCAACGATGCGGCGTACAGCAGCGAGGACATCGCGTCGGTGGCGGCGCTCGCGAAACGCCGCGCGAAGCGCGAAGCGTCCGGTCTCGTGATGGTCGAGTTCAACGAAGGCCGGATGGTACTGCAAGGGCGCACGACGGCTACCGTCGACTGA
- a CDS encoding LysR family transcriptional regulator, producing the protein MDTLVSMKVFRHVVEVGSFVGASEKMDMSAAMASKHVMHLEQQLGARLLNRTTRRVAPTEAGREYYERLSQVLSELDEAEQAVGAASVVPQGRLRVSSLSAFGLRHVMSAVADYATQHPQVTVDITLSDRVVELIDEGFDVAIRASPSGLKSSSLIARQVATAHLVLCASPEYIERHGAPKSAADLTRHNIIQYSGVSALELVAGANAESGRVKLSGNLIVNHLEAQRVVVLQGAALALLGTEVIGDDLAAGRVVPLLIDELPPRELPIHVVYASRRHLSAKVRSFVDFIAERFSSEPLWPTLEQIKALALR; encoded by the coding sequence ATGGATACCCTCGTCAGCATGAAAGTGTTTCGCCACGTCGTCGAGGTCGGCAGCTTTGTCGGCGCGTCGGAGAAAATGGACATGTCGGCGGCGATGGCGAGCAAGCATGTGATGCATCTCGAACAGCAGCTCGGCGCGCGGCTGTTGAATCGCACCACGCGCCGCGTCGCGCCGACCGAGGCGGGCCGCGAGTACTACGAGCGCCTGAGCCAGGTGTTGAGCGAACTAGACGAAGCGGAACAGGCAGTGGGCGCCGCGAGCGTCGTGCCGCAAGGGCGGTTGCGCGTGTCGTCGCTATCGGCGTTCGGACTGCGCCATGTGATGAGCGCCGTCGCCGATTATGCGACGCAGCATCCTCAGGTCACCGTCGACATCACGCTGTCGGACCGCGTTGTCGAACTGATCGACGAAGGCTTCGATGTCGCGATACGCGCGTCGCCGTCGGGACTCAAGTCGTCCTCGCTGATCGCGCGTCAGGTCGCGACTGCGCACCTGGTGCTGTGTGCGTCGCCGGAATATATCGAGCGGCACGGCGCACCGAAATCTGCCGCTGATCTGACACGCCACAACATCATTCAGTACTCAGGCGTATCGGCGCTCGAACTCGTGGCGGGCGCGAATGCCGAGAGCGGGCGCGTCAAGCTGTCGGGCAATCTGATCGTCAATCATCTGGAGGCGCAGCGCGTCGTTGTGCTGCAGGGCGCGGCGCTCGCGCTGCTCGGCACCGAAGTTATCGGCGACGATCTCGCGGCGGGCCGCGTCGTGCCGTTGCTGATCGACGAACTGCCGCCGCGCGAGCTGCCGATCCACGTCGTCTACGCGAGCCGCCGGCACCTGTCGGCGAAGGTGCGCTCGTTCGTCGATTTCATCGCGGAGCGTTTTTCAAGCGAGCCGCTCTGGCCGACGCTCGAGCAGATCAAGGCGCTCGCGCTGCGCTGA
- the icmF gene encoding fused isobutyryl-CoA mutase/GTPase IcmF — protein MTDLSTPQRIGDDAHASHSSTPRAPGAQSSRRLRFVTAAALFDGHDASINIIRRILQASGVEVIHLGHNRAVEEVATAALQEDADGIAVSSYQGGHIEYFRYLVDLLRERGGAGIKVFGGGGGVIVPDEIAALQQYGVERIYSPHDGQRLGLQGMIDDMIARCRDAARPRPDTPQPSKLVRDLKDALRGDADGVARLAAFRELARLITSLETGDLDPAIRAELAARAKQANVPVLGITGTGGAGKSSLSDELIRRFRLDYGDAMTIAVIAIDPSRRKSGGALLGDRIRMNAIGDWGDGARVFMRSLATRDASSEISDALPDTINACKMTGFDLIVVETSGIGQGDAAIVPHADTSLYVMTPEFGAASQLEKIDMLDFADFVAINKFDRKGAADALRDVAKQVQRNQQKFAAKIDEMPVFGTIASRFNDDGVTAVYQHIAAALRSHGLRESEARLPKLEGLRHSSGRNAIVPPERVRYLSDVALMVRAYRERADKQSQLARERWQLDEARRMLNDASGNVADAAAFDSLIDARTSQLGEREKALLEAWPKTVAAYSGDEHVVKIRGNEIRTALTVETLSGSRIRKVALPAYKDPGEILRWLMLDNLPGYFPFTAGVFPFRRENEDPTRMFAGEGDPFRTNRRFKLLSDGVPAKRLSTAFDSVTLYGEEPNERPDIYGKVGNSGVSVATLDDMKALYDGFDLCAPETSVSMTINGPAPTILAMFFNVAIDQQIALAHAKAQQQGRAPSHDELDAARRFALENVRGTVQADILKEDQGQNTCIFSTEFSLKVMGDIQAYFVEHGVRNFYSVSISGYHIAEAGANPISQLAYTLANGFTYVEAYLARGMDIDDFAPNLSFFFSNGMDPEYTVLGRVARRIWAVAMRERYGANERSQKLKYHVQTSGRSLHAQEIDFNDIRTTLQALIAIYDNCNSLHTNAFDEAITTPTEDSVRRAVAIQLIINREWGLAKNQNPNQGSFVIDELTDLVEAAVLTEFDRLTERGGVLGAMETGYQRGRIQDESMLYEHRKHDGSYPIVGVNTFLGAHAHDAPPPVALARSTENEKQGQLKRLRTFQSRNQSDAPAMLERLKRAVIDDQNVFAVLMDAVRVCSLGQITHALFEVGGQYRRNM, from the coding sequence ATGACCGATCTTTCCACGCCGCAGCGCATCGGTGACGACGCGCACGCTTCACACTCTTCCACGCCGCGTGCGCCCGGCGCGCAGTCGTCACGGCGTTTGCGTTTCGTCACTGCCGCGGCGCTGTTCGACGGCCACGACGCATCGATCAACATCATCCGGCGCATTCTGCAGGCGAGCGGCGTCGAGGTGATCCATCTCGGGCACAACCGTGCCGTCGAGGAAGTGGCGACAGCCGCGTTGCAGGAGGATGCGGACGGCATCGCGGTGTCGAGCTATCAGGGCGGACACATCGAATACTTCCGCTATCTGGTCGATCTGTTGCGCGAGCGCGGCGGCGCAGGAATCAAGGTATTCGGCGGCGGCGGCGGCGTGATCGTGCCCGACGAGATCGCGGCGTTGCAGCAGTACGGCGTCGAGCGCATCTATTCGCCGCACGATGGGCAACGGCTCGGGCTGCAAGGGATGATCGACGACATGATCGCGCGCTGCCGCGACGCGGCGCGACCGCGGCCGGACACGCCGCAGCCGTCTAAGCTGGTTCGCGATCTGAAGGACGCGCTGCGCGGCGATGCCGATGGCGTCGCGCGTCTCGCCGCATTCCGCGAGCTCGCCCGATTGATCACGTCGCTTGAAACGGGAGACCTGGATCCTGCCATTCGCGCGGAACTCGCTGCACGGGCGAAGCAGGCGAACGTGCCCGTGCTCGGCATCACAGGGACGGGCGGCGCAGGCAAGTCGTCGCTGTCGGATGAACTGATCCGCCGGTTCCGTCTCGACTACGGCGATGCGATGACGATCGCCGTCATCGCGATCGATCCGTCGCGCCGCAAGTCGGGCGGCGCGCTGCTCGGCGATCGCATCCGCATGAACGCGATCGGCGACTGGGGCGATGGCGCGCGCGTGTTCATGCGCTCGCTGGCGACACGCGACGCATCGAGCGAAATCTCCGATGCGCTACCCGATACGATCAATGCCTGCAAGATGACGGGTTTCGATCTGATCGTAGTCGAGACGTCGGGCATCGGTCAGGGCGACGCGGCCATCGTGCCGCACGCCGACACGTCGCTGTACGTGATGACGCCCGAATTCGGCGCGGCGAGCCAGCTCGAGAAGATCGACATGCTCGACTTCGCGGATTTCGTCGCGATCAATAAATTCGACCGTAAGGGTGCTGCCGACGCGCTGCGTGACGTTGCGAAACAGGTTCAGCGTAACCAGCAGAAGTTTGCGGCGAAGATCGATGAAATGCCGGTGTTCGGTACGATTGCGTCGCGATTCAATGACGATGGCGTAACTGCTGTGTACCAACATATCGCTGCGGCATTGCGCAGCCACGGCCTGCGCGAAAGCGAAGCGCGCTTGCCGAAGCTGGAAGGTCTGCGGCACTCGAGCGGCCGCAACGCGATCGTGCCGCCCGAGCGCGTGCGGTATCTGTCGGATGTTGCGCTGATGGTGCGTGCGTATCGCGAACGTGCCGACAAGCAGTCGCAGCTCGCGCGTGAGCGCTGGCAACTCGACGAAGCGCGGCGCATGTTGAATGACGCGAGCGGCAATGTGGCGGACGCGGCCGCTTTCGACTCACTGATCGACGCCCGCACGTCGCAGCTGGGCGAGCGCGAAAAGGCGCTGCTCGAAGCGTGGCCAAAGACGGTTGCCGCTTACTCCGGCGACGAGCATGTGGTGAAGATCCGCGGCAACGAAATCCGTACCGCGCTCACCGTCGAAACCCTGTCGGGTTCGAGGATCCGCAAGGTCGCGCTGCCGGCATACAAGGATCCCGGCGAAATCCTGCGCTGGCTGATGCTCGACAATCTGCCGGGCTACTTCCCGTTCACGGCTGGCGTGTTTCCGTTCCGCCGCGAGAACGAAGACCCGACGCGCATGTTCGCGGGCGAGGGCGATCCGTTCCGCACCAACCGGCGTTTCAAGTTGCTGTCCGACGGTGTGCCTGCGAAGCGTCTGTCGACGGCATTCGATTCCGTCACGCTCTACGGCGAAGAACCGAACGAGCGGCCGGATATTTACGGCAAGGTCGGCAATTCGGGCGTATCGGTGGCAACGCTCGACGACATGAAGGCACTCTACGACGGCTTCGACCTGTGCGCGCCCGAGACGTCGGTGTCGATGACGATCAACGGTCCCGCGCCGACCATACTCGCGATGTTCTTCAACGTTGCGATCGATCAGCAGATCGCGCTCGCGCACGCGAAAGCGCAGCAGCAAGGGCGAGCGCCTTCGCATGACGAACTCGATGCCGCGCGCCGTTTCGCGCTCGAAAACGTGCGCGGTACGGTGCAGGCTGACATCCTCAAGGAAGATCAAGGGCAGAACACCTGCATCTTCTCGACGGAGTTCAGCCTGAAGGTGATGGGCGACATTCAGGCGTACTTCGTCGAGCACGGCGTGCGCAATTTTTATTCGGTGTCGATTTCCGGCTATCACATCGCCGAGGCGGGCGCGAATCCGATTTCTCAGCTCGCGTACACGCTCGCGAACGGATTCACGTATGTCGAAGCGTATCTCGCGCGCGGCATGGACATCGACGACTTTGCGCCGAATCTGTCGTTCTTTTTCTCGAACGGCATGGACCCGGAATACACCGTGCTCGGCCGTGTCGCGCGGCGTATCTGGGCCGTTGCAATGCGCGAGCGTTACGGCGCCAACGAGCGCAGCCAGAAGCTGAAGTATCACGTGCAGACATCGGGCCGTAGCCTGCACGCGCAGGAAATCGACTTCAACGATATCCGCACGACGCTGCAGGCGCTGATTGCGATCTACGACAACTGCAATTCGCTGCATACGAACGCGTTCGACGAAGCGATCACGACGCCGACGGAGGACTCGGTGCGCCGCGCGGTCGCGATCCAGCTGATCATCAACCGCGAATGGGGGCTCGCGAAGAACCAGAATCCGAATCAGGGCAGCTTCGTCATCGATGAATTGACCGATCTCGTCGAGGCGGCGGTGCTGACCGAGTTCGACCGGCTGACAGAGCGCGGCGGTGTGCTCGGCGCGATGGAAACGGGCTACCAGCGCGGCAGGATCCAGGACGAGTCGATGCTGTACGAGCATCGCAAACATGATGGCTCGTATCCGATCGTCGGCGTGAACACGTTCCTCGGCGCCCATGCGCACGATGCACCGCCGCCTGTTGCTTTAGCGCGTTCGACGGAAAACGAGAAGCAGGGGCAACTCAAGCGCCTGCGCACATTCCAGTCGCGCAATCAAAGCGACGCGCCGGCCATGCTCGAACGACTGAAACGTGCCGTCATCGACGATCAGAACGTGTTCGCCGTGCTGATGGATGCGGTGCGAGTCTGTTCGCTCGGACAGATCACGCATGCGCTGTTCGAAGTGGGCGGCCAGTATCGACGCAACATGTGA
- a CDS encoding bile acid:sodium symporter family protein, translating to MARPKLLPDNFTLCLIGTVIFASLLPVHGQAALAFNWVTDIAVGLLFFLHGAKLSREAIIAGATHWRLHLVVLLSTFALFPVLGLVLKPLLSPLVTPALYAGILFLCTLPSTVQSSIAFTSIAKGNVPAAVCSASASSLLGIFITPALVSVIVTNQAASGGSPWHTVWNIVLQLLVPFVAGQLLRPMIGGWIERNRSVLKFVDQGSILLVVYGAFSEAVNEGLWHQMPLAALGGLLAVCAVLLALALAVTMFVSKRLGFSRADQITIIFCGSKKSLAAGVPMAKVIFATHAVGAVVLPLMLFHQIQLMVCAALAQRWGARDVSAEKRAAQKGTTTAVARR from the coding sequence ATGGCCCGTCCGAAACTTCTTCCAGACAATTTCACGCTGTGCCTGATCGGCACGGTGATTTTCGCCAGCCTGCTCCCGGTGCATGGGCAAGCCGCGCTGGCGTTCAACTGGGTCACGGACATTGCCGTCGGACTGCTCTTCTTCCTGCACGGCGCCAAGCTCTCGCGAGAGGCGATCATCGCCGGCGCCACGCACTGGCGGCTGCATCTGGTCGTGCTGCTAAGCACGTTCGCGCTCTTTCCGGTACTCGGGCTCGTACTCAAACCGCTTCTTTCGCCCCTCGTTACGCCTGCGCTCTACGCCGGCATCCTGTTCCTCTGCACGCTGCCGTCGACGGTTCAGTCGTCGATCGCGTTCACGTCGATTGCGAAGGGCAACGTGCCCGCTGCCGTCTGCAGCGCGTCCGCGTCGAGTCTGCTCGGCATCTTCATTACGCCCGCGCTTGTCAGCGTCATCGTCACGAACCAGGCCGCGAGCGGCGGTTCGCCGTGGCATACCGTGTGGAACATCGTGCTGCAGCTGCTCGTGCCGTTCGTTGCCGGGCAGTTGCTGCGGCCGATGATCGGCGGGTGGATCGAGCGCAATCGCAGCGTGCTCAAATTCGTCGACCAGGGCTCGATCCTGCTGGTGGTCTACGGCGCGTTTAGCGAGGCCGTCAACGAAGGCCTGTGGCATCAGATGCCGCTCGCCGCGCTGGGCGGCCTGCTGGCGGTATGCGCCGTACTGCTCGCGCTCGCGCTGGCGGTGACGATGTTCGTCAGCAAGCGCCTCGGCTTCAGCCGCGCGGACCAGATCACGATCATCTTCTGCGGATCGAAGAAAAGTCTCGCTGCCGGAGTGCCGATGGCGAAGGTGATCTTCGCGACGCACGCGGTGGGTGCCGTCGTGCTTCCGCTGATGCTGTTCCACCAGATTCAATTGATGGTCTGCGCCGCGCTCGCGCAGCGCTGGGGCGCCCGCGACGTCAGCGCGGAGAAGCGCGCTGCACAAAAAGGCACGACGACGGCTGTCGCGCGGCGATAA
- a CDS encoding Lrp/AsnC family transcriptional regulator: MPKNLTGAEKRAPAPATLDDTDRMLLASLADDARQPISELARHVGLSAPATADRLRRLNTQGVIERFTVQIDPRALGYTLQAIVRVKPLPGQLHLVEEVIRRIPEFVECDKVTGDDCFICRLYLRSIDQLDEILLKVTERAETSTAIVKSTPVSRRLPPLA, from the coding sequence ATGCCAAAAAACCTTACTGGTGCCGAAAAACGAGCGCCCGCGCCCGCGACGCTCGACGACACCGATCGCATGCTGCTCGCGAGCCTCGCCGACGACGCGCGCCAGCCCATCAGCGAGCTAGCGCGCCATGTCGGCCTGTCGGCGCCTGCGACGGCGGACCGCTTGCGGCGTCTCAACACGCAAGGCGTGATCGAACGATTCACCGTGCAGATCGATCCGCGCGCACTGGGCTACACACTGCAGGCGATCGTGCGGGTGAAACCGCTGCCTGGACAGTTGCATCTGGTGGAGGAAGTGATACGGCGGATTCCCGAGTTCGTCGAATGCGACAAGGTGACGGGCGACGACTGTTTCATCTGCCGCCTGTATCTGCGCTCGATCGACCAGCTCGATGAGATCCTCTTGAAGGTAACCGAGCGTGCAGAAACGAGCACCGCCATCGTCAAGTCGACACCGGTATCGCGGCGCCTGCCGCCGCTCGCCTGA
- a CDS encoding NAD(P)H-dependent flavin oxidoreductase — MALPAVLQHLSLPVVASPMFIVSYPELVLAQCKAGIVGSFPALNARPAELLDEWLTQIQASLAEHKAANPDAVIGPIAVNQIVHQSNARLEHDIRVCVEHKVPIFITSLRAPAKEIVDAVHSYGGIVLHDVINLRHAQKALEAGVDGLILVAAGAGGHAGTTSPFALVGEVRRMFDGPIVLSGSIANGGSILAAQAMGADLAYMGTRFIATKEAHAVEGYKQAIIHSNSADIIYTNLFTGVHGNYIRESIVNAGLDPDALPESDKTKMNFGSDKAKAWKDIWGAGQGVGLMHDVPSVADLVARLKDEYETAKARLGIGG; from the coding sequence ATGGCATTGCCCGCCGTCCTGCAGCACCTTAGCTTGCCCGTCGTCGCTTCGCCGATGTTCATCGTCAGCTATCCGGAACTCGTGCTCGCTCAGTGCAAGGCCGGGATCGTCGGCTCGTTTCCAGCGCTCAATGCCCGCCCCGCCGAACTGCTCGACGAATGGCTGACGCAAATTCAGGCATCGCTCGCCGAGCACAAGGCGGCGAACCCGGACGCCGTCATCGGACCGATTGCCGTCAATCAGATCGTGCATCAGTCGAATGCGCGGCTCGAACACGATATCCGCGTCTGCGTCGAGCACAAGGTGCCGATTTTCATCACGAGCCTGCGTGCGCCTGCGAAGGAAATCGTCGATGCCGTGCACAGCTATGGCGGCATCGTGCTGCATGACGTGATCAATCTGCGTCACGCGCAAAAGGCGCTGGAGGCCGGCGTCGACGGCCTGATCCTCGTCGCGGCGGGCGCGGGCGGTCACGCGGGCACGACGTCGCCGTTCGCGCTGGTCGGCGAAGTGCGGCGCATGTTCGACGGCCCGATCGTGCTGTCGGGTTCGATTGCGAATGGCGGCTCGATTCTCGCCGCGCAGGCGATGGGCGCCGATCTCGCCTACATGGGCACGCGCTTCATCGCGACGAAGGAAGCGCACGCGGTAGAGGGCTACAAGCAGGCCATCATCCATTCGAATTCCGCCGATATCATCTACACGAACCTGTTCACGGGTGTGCACGGCAACTACATCCGCGAGAGCATCGTGAACGCGGGCCTCGATCCCGATGCGCTGCCCGAGTCGGACAAGACGAAGATGAACTTCGGCAGCGACAAGGCGAAGGCGTGGAAAGATATTTGGGGCGCGGGCCAGGGCGTCGGCCTGATGCACGACGTGCCGAGCGTCGCCGATCTCGTCGCGCGTTTGAAAGACGAGTATGAGACCGCGAAGGCACGGCTCGGGATCGGCGGCTGA
- a CDS encoding porin, with amino-acid sequence MNTTVSRALRTGREASPKATFKATVIGALLAIASTSSFAQSSVQLYGQVDEWVGVTKFPGSQAAWNVSGGGMSTSYWGIKGAEDLGNGYKAIFTLEDFFRAQNGKYGRFDGDTFFGRNAYVGIESPYGTVTAGRLTTQLFVSTILFNPFIDSYVFSPMVYHVFLGLGTFPTYTTDMGVVGDSGWNNAIQYSTPDFSGLSGSAMYALGNSADHNGSKKYSAQFLYFHGPFAATGVFQYVNFNNSPTDLGSLVAGLKSQSVGQVGVSYDLKYVKFYGQYMYTKNDQDVSSWHVNTAQGGVSVPLGTGTVMASYAYSRDSGGLDQMHQSAAIGYDYPLSKRTDVYAAYLYDKYTSLASGYTAGVGLRAKF; translated from the coding sequence ATGAATACCACCGTCAGCCGCGCGCTGAGAACAGGCCGTGAGGCGAGCCCGAAGGCAACTTTCAAGGCGACCGTCATCGGCGCCTTGCTGGCCATTGCGTCGACCTCGTCGTTCGCGCAATCGAGCGTGCAGCTTTATGGTCAGGTCGACGAATGGGTCGGCGTAACGAAGTTCCCGGGCAGCCAGGCTGCCTGGAACGTGTCCGGTGGCGGTATGTCGACCTCGTATTGGGGCATCAAGGGTGCGGAAGATCTGGGCAACGGCTACAAGGCGATCTTTACCCTCGAAGACTTCTTCCGCGCGCAGAACGGTAAATACGGCCGCTTCGACGGCGACACGTTCTTCGGCCGTAACGCGTACGTCGGTATCGAATCGCCCTACGGCACCGTGACGGCGGGCCGTCTCACCACGCAACTGTTCGTGTCGACGATTCTCTTTAATCCGTTCATCGACTCGTACGTGTTCTCGCCGATGGTCTATCACGTGTTCCTCGGTCTGGGCACGTTCCCGACCTACACGACGGACATGGGCGTGGTCGGCGATTCGGGCTGGAATAACGCAATCCAGTATTCGACGCCCGACTTCAGCGGCCTGTCGGGCAGCGCGATGTATGCACTCGGCAATTCCGCCGATCACAACGGCTCAAAGAAATACAGCGCGCAGTTCCTGTATTTCCACGGCCCGTTCGCGGCGACGGGCGTCTTCCAGTACGTGAACTTCAACAACTCGCCGACGGATCTCGGTTCGCTGGTCGCCGGGCTGAAGAGCCAGTCGGTGGGTCAGGTGGGCGTGTCGTACGACCTCAAGTACGTGAAGTTCTATGGCCAGTACATGTACACGAAGAACGATCAGGACGTCTCCAGCTGGCACGTGAACACGGCGCAGGGTGGTGTGTCCGTGCCGCTCGGCACGGGCACCGTGATGGCGTCGTACGCCTATTCGCGCGACTCGGGCGGTCTGGATCAGATGCATCAGTCGGCGGCCATTGGTTATGACTATCCGCTGTCCAAGCGTACCGATGTGTATGCCGCCTACCTGTACGACAAGTACACGAGCCTCGCATCGGGTTATACGGCCGGTGTCGGCCTGCGCGCGAAGTTCTGA